Genomic window (Chrysemys picta bellii isolate R12L10 unplaced genomic scaffold, ASM1138683v2 scaf3, whole genome shotgun sequence):
CAGAATGGGCGTCCACTGCAACAAAAACATGTCCCATGAATGGTCCAGCCTGGTCTCTGTGGCTTCACTACCACAGGGTGGATGCCCACTCCCAAGGATGGAAAGGAGCATGTAGAGGCATGTGTTGTGTTTGCTGACAACCTTGACactattttgccattttgtctgGTTGTGTATCAATCTCTGGCCACTACACAACTCCTGGCCCAGGACCTTTACTTTTATAATTCCCAACTGGCCTTTGGGTAATTCCTGGAGTACACGGGACCTGAGTTTTGTAGGAATAACCACACTGAGGCCACAAAGTGGCACCATTGATATACGCTGAATTGTCCTTTCCAAGCAAAGGGAGCTGGAGTGTTGTTTGTGGGCATTATTCCATCCACTCACAGGAAGGTCACACACTTTTGCCAGCACTGGATCATTTTTAGTTTCGTGTGGTCCCACGGCATTTGTTACTGGCAAGGATTCAATTTGTGCTGTATAGAACACACCAACTCTCTCTGGTTTGACTTCAGTATCTTCACCTGCCACTTCCAATGGCAGTGGTGACAAGCAGTCTGCATTTGTCTGTTGTTTGGTACCATTGATCTCCAGATGATAACAGTGAGTGCCTAAGaatattgcccttctctgtaactGTGCCACAGCCATTTCAGGGACTGCTTTCTTTGAGTTAAGCAGCAGTTGCTGATCTTTACCCAGAGTAAATCATTTCCCAGAGAGCGATTGGTGAAATGCTTTAGCTCCCCAGACCAAAGTCAGAGTTCCTCAGTGTGAGACTAGCTACGAAGACAAAGGACTTTCAGCACAATCTGCCACCACATATGAAATTACTGCTCGTATTCACATGCTGAAGTGTCACAAGTTGCTTTATAGGCAAAGCTGCACTGCAGTGGGTAAGGCCCATTTCAGACACTATCAGCTTCTTCGCCTTACCAACAGCCTTGTTGTACTATGTGGATCAACACCATTGATGACAATTGTGTAACAGCTCATTGGGGGATGTAACACTGTCATTGTGCTCACCAAGAATCTAGAGGTAATAACTGGCCATACCCAGAAAGAAACATGAATGTGACACATTTTAATTTATGCGAAGTGTTgttgtgtcagtcccaggatttcatagagacaaggtgggtgagttaatatcttttattggaccaacttctgctggttagagagaaagcagtggatgtgtgtgttattccttgactttagcaaagcttttgatacggtctcccacagtattctttccagcaagttaaagaagtatgggctggatgaatgcattatacggtggatagaaagctgtctagaccATCGagttcaacgggtagtgatcaatggctccatgtctagttggcagccggtatcaagcggagtaccccaacggttggtcctggggctggttttgttcaatatcttcattaatgatctggaggatggcgtggactgcaccctcagcaagtttgcagatgacactaaattgggaggagtggtagatatgctggagggtagggataggatacagagggacctagataaattagaagattgggccaaaagaaatctcatgaggttcaacaaggacaagtgcagagtcctgctcttaggatggaagaatcccattcactgcttcagactagggaccgaatggctaaggagcagttctgcagaaaaggacctggagattacagtggacgagaagatggatacaagtcaacagtgtgcccttgttgccaagaaggctaaccaCATTTTGGGccgtataagtaggagcattgccagcagatcaagggatgtgatcattcccctctattcgacatctggagtactgtgtccagttttcggccccacactacaagaaggatgtggaaaatttggaaagagtccagcagagggcaacaaaaattattaggggactggagcacataacttataaagagcggctgagggaactgggattatttagtctgcagaagagaagaatgaggggggatttgatagctgctttcaactacctgaaagggggttcaacagacgatggatctaggctgttctcagtagtagcagatgacagaacaaggagtaatggtcttaagttgctgTGAGGGAgatttagtttggatattaggaacaaccgCTTCAGACTCCTACCTCATCACCTCATCGTGGTGCAGTGGTGAGCCTGGCCGTCTGACAGCTATGGTAGTGGGGCGTATGCCCTAGTAGGTCCAACCATGCTACAAAGGTGTTGGACTGTCCAATCCAGGGAAGGGGACTGCTCTCTTAGAGGAAAGAGCGCTTTTCCTTCTCCTTAGAGATTGAAGGCTAGCTAAGCTTGAGGAGGTACGCATGCCTGCCCGCCTAGCCAGTGGGATGGCTTGAAGTTAATGGCTAAAACAACACGAGTAAACAGGAACACGAGTAAATGGGTCTTAGTTCCCCTGCGCGTCATCGAACTGTTCTATGGTGGTGGACCGGAAATTGAGTGATGAGAAGTTGCTAAAAATGGCAGGTGCTAGGCCAACATGGAAAAGGACAATCCTTGCTGTGTGTACTTACAATTGTAGGTCGCTGGCAAGGGAGGAAACGTTAAACTATCTGatggaggagaagaaaaggaTAAGATGCAATATCCTCGGTGTGTGCGAAACTCAACAAAAGAAGGAGCTGGAAGTCAACCGGAAGGATGGAAGCGCTGTGAGGCTCGGAAAGGGAGATGGCATTAGAAATGTTGGAGGAGTCAGATTTATCATCGGTAAGGATTGGTCTTCAAAAGTCATATCATGCCAGCTAATATCATCACGTATTGGTGTTCTGCATCTTCAGATGGAGTGAAAAGCTACCCTCAAGGTCATCTAGGCCTACGCTCCCACAAGTGCAAGTGAGGATGAAGAAGTGGAAGAATTCtaccaaaagtctctgtccctggtcagtgctgtcccagagttcaaaagtttatctgcagagttttacctcccagcctgggtggaaacgGGATGAGAGTTTAAgaggcaccttacgtggtccgaggccaactgccccgcctctctgtggggttctgctgcaaCCTTCACTGTGAgccactctgctctgctccacttgTCGTCCCACAAGCCACTccactctgctccaccagctgtcccataaGCTACTccagccatcccacaaactgctctgctcctctccaccagccactcagcaatatatctttagcccctcccccactacttAACCCAGTACTCAGTGATTTAAGCTCTTAGTAATTATAGCTCTCTAGTGAATTCAGCTTGTAACAGGGGAGCCTTGGTGCTGGTGCACCATCAGCCcaaaataaattcagctcagcagcctgtaactagattcctaatagaatcaaaattatcTTTGCTATTgcacagcagaggcaggaatgcAATTGGCATTCCAGCCCTAGGGCAGAACACCTACCCCCAATCTCCTTCAATTCACTGGggtttggaacccatgtcccttgcctagcgagtgctacttagttgatggcaagtccctctgtcataaaacagtccCACTGTCCCTGATttacataatcagggtaacaacactttagtcttcctgccccaataacagagaaactggggatcccacagcagccaaagtgaccattagGGCtactgtgggctcatgctaggcaggATGGGTGTGACTATGCAAACAaaatcagcccctggagttcttttccacagtcgccataattcaccaccagatacCAGGGAAGCGCTCATCCTAACTCTGCTTACatcgtgaaaaagtttttcctaatattcaacctaaacctcccccactgcaactcgaaaccattgctccttgttccgtcatctgccaccactgagaacagtctagatccatcctcttggtagttgaaagcagttatcaaatcccccctcattcttctcttctgaagactaaacaatcccagttccctcagcctctcctcgtaagtcatgtgctccagccccctaatcatttttgttgccctccattggactctttctaattttccacatccttcttttgtagtgtggggcccaaaactggacacagtattccagatgaggcctcaccaatgtcgaatagaggggaatgatcacgtccctcagtctgctggaaatgcccctacttatacagcccagaatgccattagccttcttggcaacaagggcacactgttgactcatatccagcttctcgtccactctaatccccaggtccttttctgcagaactgctacctagccattcggtccctagtctgtagccatgcatgggattcttccgtcctaagtgcatgactctgcacttctccttgttgaaccttatcagatttcttttggcccaatcctctaatttgtctaggtccctctgtatcctatccctaccctccagcatatctacctctcctcccagtttagtgtcatctgcaaacttgctgagggtgcagtgcATGCCATCCTTCAGAtctttaatgaagatattgaacaaaaccggccccaggactgacccttggggcactccgcttgataccagctgccaactagacatggaaccatctTGGATAAACCAAACCTATCGTGCTTTCAGGgtcaggcaggttttccagactcTGAACCATCCTTGTAGCTTTTTCAACACCTCTTTGGAAGGTGCGAACACCAGTCCAGCTGAGGACTCTAACTGTAGCTGCAGCTGAAATCTGCCTGGATGATGAAGCCGGTGAGGCCTCTGGGAATTTGTTTGTTATGGGTAGAGCCCTGCATTGACACAAAAATGTGTCTCCATATCCAATGTGCGTGCTGCAAAAATTATCTGTGGAGATCTGCAGATATCAGCCACTTTACAGAGCTTTACATCGGGGCAGGCTGAGGCTTTCAGGCATCCTCCCCCTTTGctggagccgggccggggagAGCTccgctggcagctgtggggagcctgggtccctccacttGCCCTGGGTGGGAGGCCTGAGCAGCCCACACCCAGCGTCCCTGAACCTTGCACTCCagaccccctgcccagggcaggtgtaGGGTCCACACCGtggttcctcacagctgcccacATGGCTTTTACTGTCAGAGCCCTGCGTAGATACAGAATTTGTATTTGCATCCACCCTGGTATTGCAAAAATGGTCCAAGATCTATAGCGGATCCCTACGGATTTGCAGGCTCTAGTGATGGGTGCACGTTCCCAGCTGCGTATGGCCGTGATACTGAGGGCTCTTCCCCCTGCCGAGCGTGACTGTGGATACCAGCGAGATCCCCGTATCTCAAGCCAGAGAGATGCCCAAGAAGCTGCAGGCAGCGGCGTGTGTTTAATGCACCTTTATTAAACCAGCGCGGTGACTGTCAATCCAAAGGCAACAAATACCGAGATTAGGGAATGAAGGTAAATGCGGATACGCGCTGGCTGGCGGGTGTCGAATCTAACGGCATTATTacgtgtgacagacccagaccagtggggtacaggagtctggtagagggcaaatatactggtcactggatgagtagttttctgttccctgagtgaccagagcaggggctgcactagaataatcaggaacctgctagaaccagttaaggcaggcaggctaattaggacacctggagccaattaagaaggcgctgctagaatcaattaaggcaggctaatcagggcacctgggttttaaaaaggagctcacttcagtttgtggtgcgagtgtgaggagctgggagcaagaggcataaggagctgagagggagagggtgtgcagctggaggactgaggagcacaagcgttatcagacaccagggggaaggtcctgtggtgagaataaggaaggggtttggaggaggccatggggaagtagcccagggagttgtagctgtcatgcagctgttacaggaggcactatagacagctgcaatccacagggccctgggctggaacccggagtagagggtgggcctgggttccccccaaacctcccaattgacctggactgtgggttctcccagaggggaaggtctctgggctgttccccaacccacatggtgaatctctgaggcaagaaaatccaccaataagcgcaggacccaccaagatagaggaggaactttgtcacatacGTTAAACATGATCTGCGGCAGGGagtgaatgagtcaataaagcgTCACATGATGGCAAGACGCTGTGATTAGAATCGATACTGACTGTCAGCCTGTTGATACAGCGATGGCACACGGTCACCCGGCCAATCATTGTgagttgtttgtattacagtagcaaatagaaaccagggccccattgtgccaggcgctgtacgaaGATATAACAAAAAGACAGGCCCTCCCAGAAGAGCTTTCAACCTAAGTGTAAGACTATTGGCAATACGTAGATTCGAGAAGCAAGCAAAGAAAAAGTGCAAAGAAACAACAAAATTATATGGATCAGCATGGAATACCCCACACAGCAAACCACTACCCCAGCATTGCAGCTAAATGCCACTGACCAGATTCACAGGGAAGGATTTTAATCAGTCTTTTAGGCCTTGTGTTCAAAGGCCAGGTGTATTGGGTCCGCTgctctaaccccctgccccagggacgCTCTTGTGCCGGTAGAACAGTGACATTCTCCGGCTCAGcttaactccccacccccaccccaagtgacataaacaaaactgaaaaaaagtcACTCTTCTGCTGGAGTGAGAGCGTCCACACACGAGGTTACACCAGGATCATTCTATCGGTTTCAATTCACAACTTAGGTTATATTGAAAAACTTTTCCATGAGGACAAGGTCTTCAGCCTCTAATCCGCAACGGAGCTACAGCCAATTGACCCCAggtggggtctggccccattgactccaatggcgtgacagctgatttaccccagtgtgGGGATCCGGTCCATTCATGTTTGTAAGATGCTCATATACCAAAATGATGGAGGAGCCCAGCGGGTCCTAGGTTGACAGAACCGGATTcagtataattttatttttgttgtatgAATGTCAAGAAGGAAGCTGCCTCATTTCTTGTGGGGTAAAACCTCAGGAGCGTTGAGCTGTCACTGAGTCTGTCTCCTTTATTATAGTCGCTTTGACGGTGTGCAACGATGCCCCAGATGGTTTATGGGGACTGAATatgtgttatgcttataagaatcACATGGAATCTTTTAAAGTGGATAAGGCAATATGCCACATTTCCTGAGAGTACAATTTAAGTATTAAAATCAGCATGTgcttccattcacacacacacacacacacacacacacgcacacacacacacacaccaaagggTTCTGAAGCTGGatcttatagttaccagtcctaaTGTTACCCGGTCAGTTCCAGTGGCCAGCTGAACGTGCACACGAGGGAAGGGAGCTGGGCCTCCGTCGAACGCGTTCGAAGATCCGATGTTGATGCAGAACGAACCCAAAGTCCTCTGGCAATACACCCTTTTTTTAGAGTAAGTTCCCATACAAGTCTATGGGCCTTGCTGTGTCACACCAGAGCTGTCAATCACGAGGTATGCAAGGTTGCTGTTAATTGGCATAATTTTGAGTTGTTACGGGGAGGTTCCGCAGCTGTTTCTTATCTCATCCCTTTGGCTCAACTCCTTATCTCATCCTTGGGGTGTATGCCTTTGCTTTAGAGTCATCAATCTGCCATCTGGGGATTGATAATAAAGTTGGTGCCTCTTGACTCCTCCACTCCCTTCTTGACCATCCAGCCcaattttattcatagattcatagactctaggactggaagggacctcgagaggtcatcgagtccagtcccctgccctcatggcaggaccaaatactgtctagaccatccctgatagacatttatctaaccagTTGTCCTTTTTCAGTTAATTACCATACATTCTTCACTCACACCAAACAGTAAATAAGGCAGTTACAGCCATAAAACGTCTATCCTTCTAAGAACAAATGTTAACACAATCAGCAAAAAATAAACTCAGAACAATGTCTTCGTACTAATTCAAAGCTGGCAAAATGGAGTATAAGGCAAAATAAGCAAAATTTTACTTGAGACAATTTCTTCCCATGCAACTCCTGGATGGAGAAGCATGAATCTTTCCTGCTTGAAGTCCAAGACTGTGTCTTCTAGACAGCAGCAGGCTCATCCAATGCAACACCAAATCCTAGATGGTGTTTTCCCTTTCTGCTTCCAGTGCTTTGCTCAGAACCTGCTGGATGTCGTCAGCTACAGAGGCCAAATGCTTCCGCAGCATGAAGTACGTGGTAACGAGTGCCACCCCTCCAGACACCATGGCACCAAATATGGGGAGGCGCTTCCATGAATATTCCGCTACCATCATGGCGGCCCCCACTGAATCCAACAACAGCTTCAGAGCCATCATGGGGGTCGTTCCCAAGGACGTCATCACGGCCGTCAGCTCCCCCAAGGGCTTCCCAACCTGTCGGGCGAGAGCAGAGAGGGACCTGTTGTCCACGCCGAAGTTGCTGTAGTATCCAAACAGGTGTTTCCGGAAGACAAAGAAGGTGCACAAGAAAGAGAGGCCTGGGACAGGAACAGCAGCAAGAAGACATGAGAAAAGGGCTATTTTCCAAATCTCCCCCTTCAGTGCGGCTTTTTTCTGGTTGATGATGGGTGAGGTGACAGCAGGCAGGCTAAGCAGGAAGGCGTGTCTCTTCAGGCGCGGCAGCTCCGTCTGCAAAGTTTGCCGCAGGAGGGGAAAATCGTAGCGGTTGGGTTCCCAGCTGGACACGACAAAAACCTGTGGGTGGCCCACTCCTTCAGCAGCTACGCCTCTCCTGCAGTCCTCCCTGATCTGCTCCAGGATCCTCTCCTCGTTGTAGCTGGAGGGACGCTGCCTCCTGGAAGCGTCCAGGTCCGCGTCGGCTTTGGAGCGCACAAAGTAGAACCTCTTGCCCATTCTCTGGATCTCACAGGCCAGCCTGGCGTGTTTGAAGCGGAAGCGCTGGAAGCCAACAATGATGAAGAAGTCGTATTGGCTCAAATTGAGCAGCTTAAAGAAGGTGTCTAGAGGTAAATTGGGCGTCCCCACCCCTGGCAGGTCCCAGAAGGTGACGCCTGGGAGGACGGGATCTGGATAAGCCATCGGATATGCCATGGTATCGAGCATCCCGCTTCCAGCAGCACCTTCATCACCAGCACGTAGCCCCCGCATGGCGTTGATGAAGGTGGTCCTCCCAGCGCCCGACTCCCCCATGCTGAGGGTGTGGCTGTTAAATGACTCCAGCGTTCTCTGCTGCACAATAAAAATCACCTCTGTCAGGCTCCCTTGCTTGACAGCGTCTCTGAACTCATCGAGAGCCATGGCGCTCAGTCTGCGGCAGAGAAGAAGAAGCATTTTAGCTCCTAGTTAAGGCTGTGTCTGGAAAATCCTGCACTGACAGTGCAGTgtcaagccctcaaaagttaggaaaaggCACATTTATGATGTcccatgtaaccttaactctgccccttgcgTATCTG
Coding sequences:
- the LOC135977550 gene encoding interferon-inducible GTPase 5-like, with protein sequence MLLLLCRRLSAMALDEFRDAVKQGSLTEVIFIVQQRTLESFNSHTLSMGESGAGRTTFINAMRGLRAGDEGAAGSGMLDTMAYPMAYPDPVLPGVTFWDLPGVGTPNLPLDTFFKLLNLSQYDFFIIVGFQRFRFKHARLACEIQRMGKRFYFVRSKADADLDASRRQRPSSYNEERILEQIREDCRRGVAAEGVGHPQVFVVSSWEPNRYDFPLLRQTLQTELPRLKRHAFLLSLPAVTSPIINQKKAALKGEIWKIALFSCLLAAVPVPGLSFLCTFFVFRKHLFGYYSNFGVDNRSLSALARQVGKPLGELTAVMTSLGTTPMMALKLLLDSVGAAMMVAEYSWKRLPIFGAMVSGGVALVTTYFMLRKHLASVADDIQQVLSKALEAERENTI